GCATTGTTCTTGCTGAAAGATGTCTGGGGGTCACAGGAAGAGGCAGAAGGTAATTTTGGCTCAATGTTTCACAGGAAGTATTCCCACAGAAGAGTCTGTGTTATAAGATGGAGCAGCAAATCTGgcaacatttcagaaaagagcTGTAAAATGGATCTGAGAGCTGGAGAAAAAGTCTTATTTTGAGAGCTGAATAGAAAGTTGTTGGAAGGTGGCTGATGAATAAAGAGACTTAAAGGTGTCTTATCTGATCTGCTTACTCAAAGTACAGTGTGAGTGAAAATGTACAAAGTAAAATTTCAGGAAAcattctctctgtttttaaacTAACTGTTATAGACATTGCAGAAGCACAATGTGCCAGATGGTTTGTAAAGCCCATGCAAGGTGTTGATTAAATACACAGGCTGAATTTAAGGCTGTACCCTGCTGCTTTTACTCAATCTAAGTAGATTAAATATGTGTCTTCATAGGCTGTAGCCATATCTCTGAGCACAATGTCTCTAAACCCTGCAGTGGTCAGAAGGAAGGACACTAGAAAACTTTTCTCTACATAGCAGCATCAGGCAGGTAAATTCAAATTAGGATATCATATAAATACATAACACACTCAATCACAGTTTGCCTTTGGATCAAGAATGCACAATGGAGAAGCCCcaaattgttttgtttatttggtttGTATTAATGCTCTGTAGAAGGTTGGACTGGAAAATGATCCCAACATGCCAGATGCTCAGGGACATTTATAATGGAGGATTTTTTCTATGAGGATAAACTGAGAAAGCTGAGACTCTTCTGATCAGAGAAGAGAAGTCTCAGAGTTATACAGAAACCAAATGGGAGGCAATGATGAAGATGGATCCAGGATCTTCTCATCAGGAGATCCCACTTACAGGACAAGAGAAGATGTGCACAAATTAAAACAAGGAATTCCATTTGAATGAGGTAAAACAGATTTGAAGCACGGGAAGGATAGTGGAGGAAGGAACAGTTTTGAAAAGGGATCTGCCTGCTGCCTTCAGTATACCCCAGCCAAATGGTGAGTGTATCTTGGCCAGTGCCTTGAAGGTCTCCTGTCCAAACCTGATCGCTCAGCAAAGGGCATCTGCACTCTAGAAGGTAACAGTGGTATATGCAAAGCACCCAAGCACACTCTACTCATTGGTGGCCCAAATGTAGCCCACACTTAACTTCCTAGTGAAATGTCAAACTCATGTCAGCATTACCTCAAGGATAGCAATGGCCAAATCCTGCAAACTGTTCTACAGTGAATGCAGTTGATTTAGAAGGAATCCTGATCAGACCTCTGGGTTTGCCATTGTCCCTAAAGACAATTTTAGCCATGTTATGTGACTGATCTGCTTTTCCATGCTGGCTATTTCactgattctttgctttgcatcTGAAGAGTTTACAAACTGAAATATGTTGACTCTGAGAGCTGGAGTGAGAACCAAGAATATACAGAGAAGCATATCCTCTCACTTACAAGAGCAAGATATGGTGTAGTGAATATGAGAAAATTATATAATTAATAGAATAGTTGAATCATATATTAAATAATTGATGATAATAAAAACTGATAAATCAATATGTAGGTGCTTGAAAATTATATCACTATTGAATGACTCATTAAGTGGATGCAATGATAAGATTCCAGTCTTTGGATTAGATAGTGCTAACAGGTGGCCAGCCTACAGGGGGAGAAATTTTATCTAAGTCAAGTTGAGAAATTAAGTTATctgagaagattgtgaaccaTTTGCTGACAAGAAATTGTATAAGACCATGAATTTGATACAGGAGAAATACTGTCATCAGAAGAAATCTTTTTATGCTTTATCAGAAATATAAATCTAACAAGGCAAGCTGATATCTTTCCTGTTACTCCATTCCCTAGTTACTGTGACATTAGCCTATCTAATATCACAGGGAGGACTATGTGCTTTAAAGAtctactacatttttttttctctatatcCCTAGATAGGACTCTTTAAAAGGCTTTCTCAGATATTCCTTTTAATGCCTAAATATGACAACATCAATTTGAAAGTGTCAGCATCAAAGTGAATTCATGGACAGGTTCTGCAATGCCTTTGCTGTATGCAGTTTCGTAGGCTGCGGTGGCTGAACAGCAAACAGGAGGacatcaaaacaaaatctctAAAATACTTTCCAGAATGACTTTACTGTGTCTCCCCACCCTTCATTTATCCCCTCCCATGCACACACTTGTTCAATGTTGAATAACCCATGGACTGTGCTAACTTTGGTTGCTGTTGGCTCTCTCAACAAGCCAAAGCCTGTTCAGAAATGTAAGGTCAATCACTTGGTACTTATGAGTTGCATTTAACAGTACTGTCTAGgtgagaagggaagggaaatgaAGGGGAACTGTTCCACAGGCAGTCTTATACTCCTGTAGAAATCTAGGCTTTTCTCttaaataattctgtttctaCATTACTGGACTCTACAGATTTCGCAACACTGGGGGCTAGAAATTGAAGGAACTGCAATAAGCTCTGGTTGCAGGCAGAGCAATGTAAAACCTAAGAGAAAATGctacattctttctttcattcttacTCCCACTCATATTCCCAGGATGCCATCAGCCTTTATAACAACTTGAGATCCTACTCCCTTCCTTAAAGGTTTCATGTCAGTCAGAATATTACATGGAAAGAGATTTTGAATTTATGGTTTTATACTGCATCTCTGTCTCAGTGCACAGTAAAGGTCCAACCTTCTGTCTTTGTGTTGCACTCTGGGCTGCAGTAGGCAGTTACCAGCAGCTCCAGAGGGGTGATCCTTCCCAGAGGAGGTTAAGTTGGATagcaggaaaaacttctttattgAAAGGGttattaagcactggaataggctccccagggaggtggttgagtcaccatccctggatgtgtttaaaaattgtctagatgtggtgctcagggacatgatttagcaaagggttgttagagttagggtagtatggttagattGTGCTTGAACtttatgatctttaaggtcttttccaacctgagcaattctatgattctatgattcccctCTGcgcagcactggtgaggccacatcagCAGGTTAGgtccggttctgggctccccagcaaAAAAGGGACATGGACGTAATGGAGAAAGTCTGTCAAAGGTCTGCAAAGATTATTAGGGAACTGGAGCATCTCTCATACAAAGAGACACTCAGGGAGCGGGAGCTGGAATTGTTTATCTGTGAAGGGATCTTCTTACCTGATGGAAGGGTATAAAAAAGATATGTCTAGAGTCTTACCAGTGGTACTgtgtgacaggacaagaagcagtgggcacaaacaaACTCAGAATTCCTATATAAGCATAAGGAGAAACTTTTTAACCATAAAAGTGATTAAACACTgaaacaagctgcccagagcagttGGGGTATCTCcatctttggagatattcaaaacccacttGATCGCAGCCCAGATGAACTTGCTCTTATTGACCTTGCTCTGACCAGAAGTTTGCactcaatgatctccagagatcccttctgACCTCAGACAtcctgtggttctgtggttctgtgaccttGTCCTGAAACTGAAACTTGGAGGGTTTCCCAGGACCAGAATGGCAGAGTCTCTATTTTCAGAACAGAGTATAGACTGTGGGAGAATGTTGCCATTGATACTTCAAAAAGTTCCCGTGTAGTATGTTAGGggtacagaaaacaaacaaacaaacaaaaaacagcaacaacaaaaaatatttatctgaaatGAGTCTGAACCATTTGGTTCTGGCACAAAATGACACTGATTATCCAAGTTTCCTTCTTGCTTAAGTTTCTTGGCCTCACAGATGAGCGAATTTGGGTCAGAAATGTCAGAAGACACATGAGTTACTGATATCCTTTGCCTACTCAGTGCATATCACATCTGATTGTTGCCTTTTTGTCATGGGCTAGCAGTGCCTCTTTCTAAGGCAAGTCCATTTATGCTGCTATCttaaattttttcttcagtaagcACAAGGGCTGGGCCTCTGTGTAGGAAGTCACAGATGTGGTGTCTGCAGTAGGCTGAGGAGGGCAGGAGAGTTGGGTCTTGCTTCACAATCTGGAACGCTGTTGATGTTTTACTTACTGATGAACATCATAGAGAATACGAAGAGGCCTGGAAAGCCAGTATCCAGTACAGATACAGCAAGACATTTCAAGTATTTGAAATGAGAGGCCTCAGGCCTACAATTAGAGAGAGATGAGCATTTGGCTGGAGGCCAGAAAGGATTAGAAGTTCCTTCAGTACATGGACCTTCCATATGGTGACAGCCTTTGCCTAGAAATGCACTCTGAAAAAACCACCAACTCAACCCTAGCACAGCCAAGAGAGTACCCAGAATCCGTGTAGCAGAAATATCCCTTGCTGTGGTATAGTCTGTGGCATGTTTGATCCATTTTTGCTCTGTGCatgttgttctgtttctgaCTCAGGCTTTGGTgtttctgcagagctcagcaatGGCTGAGAACTCAGCTGTGGCAGTGGCACCAACAGCAGCACCAACCATGCTGGAGGAGCTCCTGGAGATCACGGCTCAGAGCCTGGTGCGCACTGAGGTGGCTGAGCACTATGAGGTTATTCGGGAGCTGGGCAGGGGCAAGTACGGCCATGTGATGCTAGTGACCCACAGGCAGAGaggtaaggaactggctgcaTCCTGTGAGCTGTTGTGCTTGGTCTCCTCTCCACTTGCCCACATGTGTGGGCTGATGGGGGCTTGGGTGTTTGGGACCAGGAGTGTCAGAGAATTCCCAAGGGAACCAACAGGGCAGGGGACTTCCAGACAGGGATCTTCCCATTGCACACAGCCAGGAGGTAGGTAATGATGGGGGGACAGCTCAGAGCAACGGGCAAGACTGTGATGATGAGGTAGGCCCAAGGCCAAGCTGGGAAGTCAGTCCATCGGTCAGGACCATCAGGACTCATGGCCCATGCATAGGCATGGATATCATATAGCTGGAAACCAGCACCCCAACAACATAGCGCAGTCAGGGAGTAAGTGCTGGGCTTGAGCTTAAGTTGGTCTTCTGGGCCCATGGATTGCCATGGTGTGGGTGAAGGTCTAAGGTGGGACTGCCCAAGGCCATTAAGGCCTATGAATGCCCTCAGAGCATTAAGAGTACTCATCTCCAGGAGTCTCAGGTTGAACTGATGAACTCACATAGCCTGAATTTCTCTTCCCCTACCCAATGTTCCTATGGCATGAACTGAATAGCTCAAAATTCACGTGAGCAGCAGTATCTGTTTTCTTATCTGGTCCCAGTATGACATACCTCAACATAAAACTTTTGGCCAGAGACCCCAGTGGCCGCTATGAGTTTCTAGGCCCATTTCTGCCCAGTGCTCTCTCTGTCTGGTTTGGTGTGAGTGACTTTCAGGGGAGATCTAACTCATTCTTCCCATCCCCAGGAACTCCTATGGCTCTCAAGCTGCTGCCCAAAGCCAGTACCAAGCTGCACACCTTCCTGTATGAGTACTGTGTGGCACTCTCCCTTGCTACCCACCCTGCTATCATTGGCATGTTTGGAATTGCAATCGAATCCAGTCAATATTATGGTTTCCTCTATGAACCAGCAATGCATAAAGACCTCATATCAATCATCAAACCCAGGGTGAGTGCTGCTACAAAGGCATGGGAATTGGGACAGCAGTGTTTGGCCTCTGCAGACTGActggggcagagggagaaaCTCAATGGGATGTGGGTCTTCCACTTCTGAGATTTACAGCTTTGAACAAGATTTGAGCTTGCAAGAACAGAAACTCAAAGACATTCCCGAATGGAGAGCAAAAATGAAAGCCCACCATCTTGATAGGACTGACTAGGCCTGTGCAAGTGCAACATTGTTTATCTTTCTCCCTCTGCAGGATGGGATCCCTGAACCAGCTGCCAAGCATTGTGCCAAGCAGCTCGTGAGTGCTCTGGAGTTCATCCACAGCCGGGGGCTTGTGTATCGTGATGTCAAGCCTGAGAATGTGCTGCTTTTTGACCCTGAGTGTCGGCGCATCAAACTGACTGATTTTGGGCTAACACGGCCCAAGGGTACCAAGCTCAAACTGGTGGCTGGAGTAATCCCCTACACTGCCCCTGAACTAAGCAACACGACTGATGCCCAGGGGGTGCCCATAGATGCCAGCATGGATGCATGGGCCTTTggtgtgctgcttttctgcttgctgactgGCTATTTCCCTTGGGAGCAAAGCCTGCCCAAAGACCCTTTCTTTGAGGATTTCATGCTGTGGCAGGAAACGGGCCTGGAAGAAAACCTGCCTCGCCACTGGAAGCGCCTGACAGCTGAGGCCGCTCTCATGTTGCGGAGCCTGCTGGCGCTGGATCCTGCCAAGCGTTGTCCTGTTGGTGGGGCTCTGCGCTATGTCGATTGCCCTTGGCGTCAAGATGAGGGGCACAGTGAGGAAGCTGCTGTGAAGCCCTAGAGCCTGCTCCCCACAGGGGAGGGAAGTTACCCTGCAatgagctgtggggctgagggcaTCATAGTGGGCCTCCAGCAGTGTGGCTGTGAGATGCCATGGTAACCCAGAGATCAACTTCTCCACAGCACTATCCCTTCCATCATAGAACCAAGCTTCTTCCCCAAGATGTCCTCACTCTAGGCTCAGCATTGACCATTGCCACCTCCTTCCTTGagacttgaaaatatttcctttctcacacAGATAAGAGATGTTCACACATGATGCTTCATGTTTGAAGCATCTACTTGTATCCTGGCCACTGGACACTCTGAGGTGGTTTCTGGGGATGCAGCGCCTGCCTAACCTTTGAAATAGAGCAGATATCTAGTTCTTTGTTTCCATGTGTGGCTCTTCTTCTCTTGTAATAAAATGTCTGCAGGGGATCTGTTTGCTGTGGGAGAGCATAGGTATGACAATGCCAGTGGCCATCTAAGGACAAACTGCCAGAGGCAGGGGCCGTCTGACTCCACCAGGGCCCTTGAGGGGTGGATTCAGGTATGTGAGGTGGAGGTGGTGGGAGCCCTCACCATATCACTGTGGATGTTATCTGAGGACTGATGATGATGCTGAGAAGATGGTGGGAGCCAGTGTGGCGGGGTGTTGGAAGAAGGACTGTTAGTAGCAAGTAGACATAGAAGAATGTTCACAAGGTGCTGCAAGGAAATGAGCAGAGAAGGGATAGGAGCTAGATGTGAGTGAGAAATGTAGCACTACAGATCTGTGCCTTGCCTCTATCATGTATTCTTGCATTAACTGTTCAGAGATTTTCCCATCAACAGAATTAGACATACATTTTATATCTAATATGTTTCTTTGCTGCCTACTCCTCTCAATGTCTCTGAAGACATTTGTCCTGTTAATTCTACAGTGATTGCAACTGCTTGGAATTCtcttttctactttattttcttcttgtaaaGTTTCTTAATACCAAACGCATAGGTTGCTCTGTAGGATTTTCCCTCTGAAAGACCTCCCTTGTGAACAGGAAGGAGATACAAGGAACCACAGGtgatgtttttatatatttcttcccatttccttcCATTGAGGAGCAGATGACAGTGGGTTATTAACAGCTGAAATTACAGTTTATCTGGTTCATGAGTATCCTCCTCTAGTTCCTTTTATTCAGGAAAACATCCTTTTGCAAACACTGTCATACTTGATGAAGCACAATTCACCCCTTTCCCTCCATGAGTGGCCAAAGTGCAATTTGAAAGGGAAGCTCACTGCCATGAACATCTTGATTTATGATTCAGCTGAGAAAACAGTAGTGGTATGAGGATGGTTTGTCTGGGTTTTGCTGGGAAAGGATAACAGAGGAACTATAGTCACAGGCAGGGCACATTAATTTATCCATTAAAACAATTATGAAGATACCTCCCAACAGTTGTACATTGTTGCCTTGCTCTCAATCCTAACCCTCCTTCACTTGGACCACTCCCTCCTCACAAAGCCAGACCCCTTCTGTACCAGCATCTACTACCACTTCATCCTTCCTCCTGACCTGAGTCTTTCAAACTCAAGGAAGAACTTCCAGTGGCAGCCCAAGAATACCTCCCTTGTTCAGCTTGCAGGTCCTAAGACAACATCGTCTATGATCTTTTGATTCCTGCCTTTCCCTCTAGAAGACCTTCCTTCTCCCATTTCTTACAATCTCTCCAACCAC
The DNA window shown above is from Meleagris gallopavo isolate NT-WF06-2002-E0010 breed Aviagen turkey brand Nicholas breeding stock chromosome 3, Turkey_5.1, whole genome shotgun sequence and carries:
- the SBK2 gene encoding LOW QUALITY PROTEIN: serine/threonine-protein kinase SBK2 (The sequence of the model RefSeq protein was modified relative to this genomic sequence to represent the inferred CDS: deleted 2 bases in 1 codon); translated protein: MDSPFPPHHPSSPPTERSPSARGGVPLDQRLKKGRSVTLSPVMPGSPSGCLTQPGSSPEAAEGESRLPTAVCPALLEKSSAMAENSAVAVAPTAAPTMLEELLEITAQSLVRTEVAEHYEVIRELGRGKYGHVMLVTHRQRGTPMALKLLPKASTKLHTFLYEYCVALSLATHPAIIGMFGIAIESSQYYGFLYEPAMHKDLISIIKPRDGIPEPAAKHCAKQLVSALEFIHSRGLVYRDVKPENVLLFDPECRRIKLTDFGLTRPKGTKLKLVAGVIPYTAPELSNTTDAQGVPIDASMDAWAFGVLLFCLLTGYFPWEQSLPKDPFFEDFMLWQETGLEENLPRHWKRLTAEAALMLRSLLALDPAKRCPVGGALRYVDCPWRQDEGHSEEAAVKP